From Solanum lycopersicum chromosome 8, SLM_r2.1, the proteins below share one genomic window:
- the LOC101263046 gene encoding probable lysophospholipase BODYGUARD 1: MGEAARSSLIAMNEAISFLVFIILDIVDFLLCYTYKVVDFLIEAEWKPCYCSSTKEALTSSGSILVSERGESKIVCLTCSSKLHLEEISDTLYTRPSFLSEVSKLKRRKFDNAGLRSTFTVNNSTVVEGKMGAPNLTTPRWSDCDCNTCNSCCKDSLFVRVDGAKANFEEDVLFLHGFISSSAFWTETLFPNFSKAAKSKYRLFAVDLLGFGRSPKPSDSLYTIREHLEMIEKSVIEGHRVKSFHIVAHSLGCILALALAVKYPGSVKSLTLIAPPYFPTPKGEQPTQHMMRRIAPRRVWPPIAFGASIACGYEHISRSVCLVICKNHRLWEFLTKLVTRNRIRTYLIEGFCCHTHNAAWHTLHNIICGTAGKIEGYLEMVKNKLKCEVTVFHGEDDELIPVECSFNVQSRIPRAHVKVIQKKDHITIVVGRQKSFATELEQIWNNAKL, encoded by the exons ctgCTGTGTTATACTTACAAAGTAGTTGATTTCCTAATTGAAGCAGAGTGGAAGCCCTGTTATTGCTCTTCCACTAAAGAAGCCCTAACGAGCAGCGGCTCAATCTTGGTCTCCGAACGAGGAGAATCCAAGATAGTGTGTCTCACTTGTTCGAGCAAATTACATCTCGAAGAAATTTCAGACACACTTTACACTCGGCCATCATTCCTGTCGGAGGTGTCAAAATTGAAACGCCGGAAATTTGACAATGCGGGTCTCCGTTCAACTTTCACTGTTAATAATTCCACCGTAGTGGAAGGCAAAATGGGTGCTCCTAATCTGACTACTCCTAGGTGGTCGGATTGTGATTGTAACACTTGTAATTCTTGCTGCAAAGATTCACTTTTTGTCCGAGTTGATGGTGCCAAAG CAAACTTTGAAGAAGATGTACTCTTCCTTCATGGGTTCATTTCCTCATCAGCATTTTGGACAGAGACATTATTTCCAAACTTTTCCAAGGCAGCCAAATCAAAGTATCGTTTATTTGCAGTGGATCTGTTAGGATTTGGAAGGAGTCCAAAGCCAAGTGATTCACTTTACACAATAAGAGAGCATCTAGAGATGATTGAGAAATCAGTTATAGAGGGACACAGAGTGAAATCTTTCCACATTGTGGCACATTCATTAGGTTGTATTTTGGCTCTAGCACTAGCTGTAAAATATCCTGGATCAGTCAAATCCCTCACTTTAATTGCACCG CCATATTTTCCAACACCAAAGGGTGAACAGCCGACGCAACATATGATGAGAAGAATAGCACCAAGGCGGGTGTGGCCACCCATAGCTTTTGGCGCGTCCATAGCATGTGGGTATGAACACATAAGCAGAAGTGTTTGCCTTGTCATATGCAAGAACCATCGGTTGTGGGAGTTTCTCACAAAACTTGTTACCAGAAACAG gaTTAGGACATACTTAATAGAGGGATTTTGCTGCCACACACACAACGCAGCATGGCATACACTACACAACATCATATGTGGTACTGCTGGAAAAATAGAAGGATACTTAGAGATGGTGAAAAACAAGCTAAAATGTGAAGTGACAGTGTTCCACGGTGAAGATGACGAACTTATTCCGGTTGAATGCAGCTTTAATGTACAGTCAAGAATACCTCGTGCACACGTTAAAGTTATCCAGAAAAAAGATCACATCACCATTGTTGTTGGAAGACAGAAATCATTCGCAACAGAACTTGAACAAATATGGAATAATGCAAAATTGTGA